From a single Rosa rugosa chromosome 7, drRosRugo1.1, whole genome shotgun sequence genomic region:
- the LOC133720875 gene encoding low-specificity L-threonine aldolase 1-like produces the protein MVTQTVDLRSDTVTKPTETMRAAMAAAEVDDDVLGYDPTAFRLETEMAKIMGKEAAVFVPSGTMGNLISVLVHCDIRGSEVILGHNSHIHIYENGGISTIGGVHPRTVKNNNDGTMDLDLIEATIRDPRGELVFPTTRLICLENSHANCGGRCLTVEYTDRVGEIAKKHGLKLHIDGARIFNASVALGVPVDRLVQAADSVSVCLSKGIGAPVGSVIVGSESFITKARRLRKTLGGGMRQVGILCAGALVALHENVAKLEGDHKKAKTLAEGLNQIKGLRVDTETVETNILYVHILEGSTITTEKLYKKLEEYGILTMKESSSSIRIVLHHQISASDVQYTLSCFQKALTGAPEENGHQ, from the exons ATGGTAACTCAAACGGTTGACCTCCGTTCCGACACTGTCACGAAACCAACCGAGACAATGCGGGCAGCCATGGCAGCTGCTGAGGTTGATGATGATGTACTTGGCTATGATCCAACAGCATTCCGCTTGGAAACAGAAATGGCAAAGATCATGGGGAAGGAAGCAGCAGTTTTTGTACCATCAGGCACTATGGGAAACCTCATTAGTGTGCTTGTTCACTGTGACATTAGAGGAAGTGAAGTCATTCTTGGGCATAATTCCCACATTCATATCTATGAGAATGGAGGCATCTCAACAATTGGAGGTGTACATCCAAGAACAGTGAAAAACAACAATGACGGGACAATGGACCTTGATTTAATTGAAGCCACCATTAGGGATCCAAGAGGAGAGCTTGTGTTTCCAACCACGAGACTTATCTGCTTAGAGAACTCACATGCAAA CTGCGGTGGTAGATGCTTAACTGTGGAGTACACAGACAGAGTGGGAGAGATAGCCAAGAAGCATGGCTTAAAGCTTCATATTGATGGTGCCCGCATTTTCAATGCATCTGTT GCACTTGGTGTTCCAGTTGATAGACTTGTGCAAGCTGCTGATTCAGTTTCG GTTTGTCTCTCAAAAGGTATTGGTGCTCCTGTTGGATCTGTCATTGTTGGATCCGAAAGCTTCATTACTAAG GCTAGAAGGCTCAGGAAAACTTTAGGTGGTGGAATGAGACAGGTCGGCATCCTTTGTGCAGGTGCTTTGGTGGCTTTACATGAAAATGTTGCAAAGCTTGAGGGTGATCACAAGAAAGCTAAGACTTTAGCAG AGGGACTAAATCAAATCAAAGGATTAAGGGTGGATACTGAGACGGTTGAGACAAATATT CTGTATGTTCATATTCTTGAGGGATCAACAATCACCACAGAAAAGTTGTATAAGAAATTGGAAGAATATGGTATACTTACGATGAAAGAAAGCTCATCAAG cattAGGATTGTTCTCCACCACCAAATTTCAGCAAGTGATGTGCAGTACACTTTGTCCTGCTTTCAG AAAGCTCTGACCGGAGCCCCTGAAGAAAATGGACACCAATGA